The Streptomyces avermitilis MA-4680 = NBRC 14893 genome contains a region encoding:
- a CDS encoding carbohydrate ABC transporter permease — protein sequence MDGLRRHKSMFLLPGLLTLFLIIIFPLLFTIRVSFSGWNVSNPQMDFIGGANYTAMLHDSRFWASITRLILLAGGTVLIQYVIGFGMALLVWREARGRRFWRVLFLVPMMTTPVVMAAIWQTIFHESLGPANDLLGMLGLTNIPWLTESGPALVALMTVEVWQWTPFMFLLLLAGLLSLPKEPFMAAAIDGAGTWRTFWKVTFPLMAPVSVAAIVIRLIEASKLSDSVYVLTSGGPGSSTETPGYYLYIQGLRDQQTGYGGAMSLTYLVLMIVTLTVVAALLTRAFKLKGDS from the coding sequence ATGGACGGCCTGCGCCGGCACAAGAGCATGTTCCTGCTGCCGGGACTGCTCACACTCTTTCTGATCATCATTTTCCCGCTTCTGTTCACCATCCGGGTCAGCTTCTCCGGCTGGAACGTCAGCAACCCTCAGATGGACTTCATCGGAGGCGCCAACTACACCGCGATGCTGCACGACAGCCGTTTCTGGGCCTCCATCACCCGGCTGATCCTGCTGGCGGGCGGCACGGTCCTGATCCAGTACGTCATCGGATTCGGTATGGCCCTGCTGGTCTGGCGCGAGGCGCGCGGCCGCAGATTCTGGCGGGTGCTCTTTCTCGTCCCCATGATGACCACGCCCGTGGTGATGGCCGCCATCTGGCAGACGATCTTCCATGAGTCACTGGGGCCGGCGAACGATCTGCTGGGGATGCTGGGCCTGACGAACATTCCCTGGCTCACCGAGTCGGGTCCGGCGCTGGTCGCGCTGATGACCGTCGAGGTCTGGCAGTGGACCCCCTTCATGTTCCTGTTGCTGCTGGCCGGTCTGCTCAGCCTTCCCAAGGAACCGTTCATGGCCGCCGCGATCGACGGCGCCGGCACCTGGCGCACCTTCTGGAAGGTGACCTTCCCGCTGATGGCACCGGTCTCGGTCGCGGCGATCGTCATCCGGCTGATCGAGGCGTCCAAGCTCTCCGACAGCGTCTACGTACTGACGTCCGGCGGGCCGGGATCCTCCACGGAGACCCCGGGTTACTACCTCTACATCCAGGGGCTCCGCGATCAGCAGACCGGCTACGGCGGGGCGATGTCCCTGACCTACCTCGTCCTGATGATCGTCACGCTCACGGTCGTCGCCGCCCTGCTCACCAGGGCCTTCAAGCTGAAGGGGGACTCATGA
- a CDS encoding carbohydrate ABC transporter permease, with translation MRSRLYPVFKYTVIALWACFVAGPFLWAMTTSFKNANAVQGGPTYIPWVQYKPTLTGWHNIFGGAGGIDVVQPFVNSAVITIAASAISLALGSLAAYALSRYRFKLGFIKNSDIVFFFVSQRIMPPVVLVIPFFYLLQWGGLLDSIPGLVIVTVALLLPIAVWVMVDFFNGIPREIDEMAMLDGCPPFQTFVRAILPNSLPGLTVAAMFCAVFGWNDFFFAFRLTFTEVQTLPQAVVALNSSIPPWWTLSAAALFGVAPLILLALWVERLLSKGNLSGAVR, from the coding sequence ATGAGGTCGCGCCTTTATCCCGTGTTCAAGTACACCGTGATCGCGCTGTGGGCCTGCTTCGTCGCGGGACCGTTCCTCTGGGCCATGACGACCAGCTTCAAGAACGCCAACGCCGTCCAGGGCGGTCCCACCTACATCCCCTGGGTGCAGTACAAGCCCACCCTGACCGGCTGGCACAACATCTTCGGCGGGGCCGGCGGTATCGATGTGGTCCAGCCCTTCGTCAACAGCGCCGTCATCACCATCGCCGCGTCCGCCATCAGCCTGGCCCTGGGGTCCCTGGCCGCCTACGCGCTGTCCCGGTACCGGTTCAAGCTGGGTTTCATCAAGAACAGCGACATCGTCTTCTTCTTCGTCTCCCAACGGATCATGCCGCCCGTCGTCCTGGTGATCCCCTTCTTCTACCTCCTTCAGTGGGGCGGCCTCCTGGACAGCATCCCGGGCCTGGTCATCGTGACGGTCGCGCTGCTGCTGCCGATCGCGGTGTGGGTGATGGTGGACTTCTTCAACGGCATCCCCCGGGAGATCGACGAGATGGCGATGCTGGACGGCTGCCCCCCGTTCCAGACCTTCGTGCGGGCGATCCTGCCGAACTCCCTGCCCGGGCTGACCGTGGCGGCGATGTTCTGCGCCGTGTTCGGCTGGAACGACTTCTTCTTCGCCTTCCGGCTGACCTTCACCGAGGTCCAGACGCTGCCCCAGGCGGTCGTCGCCCTCAACTCCTCCATTCCACCGTGGTGGACGCTGTCCGCCGCCGCGCTCTTCGGCGTGGCACCGCTGATCCTGCTCGCCCTCTGGGTGGAGCGTCTGCTGTCCAAGGGCAACCTGTCGGGAGCCGTCCGATGA
- a CDS encoding ABC transporter ATP-binding protein: MNLHATDLCLTVDGVDHLKNVTATFRPGRLHTVIGRTMAGKTTLLRALAGLQKVDSGSLTRAGADFLKTPVWRRDTAMVYQQFINYPHLNVFDNVAFPLKRAGLSRDVIRRRARQSLASVGLADFEKRKPSQLSGGQQQRVAMARALARDTGILLLDEPLANLDYKLREQLRDEFKALFSDQGDTIVIYTTTEPAEAMMLGDVVLVMHEGRILQTGTPQEVFERPATTTVASIINDPPMNIFAGRIEGGQVTVAGFQATHISAHLADLPDGTYQFGLRATDVGLASSGVEGEVTFVEISGSETFVHVVVGETPFVVQIEGIHDVALGDLVRLRLRPDRLFAFDEQGTLVRTPSYDLASVEGR; encoded by the coding sequence ATGAACCTGCATGCCACTGATCTGTGCCTGACCGTCGACGGCGTCGACCACCTCAAGAACGTGACCGCCACCTTCCGGCCGGGCCGGCTCCACACCGTCATCGGCCGGACGATGGCCGGGAAGACGACGCTGCTGCGGGCCCTGGCCGGCCTGCAGAAAGTGGACTCCGGCTCGCTGACCCGGGCGGGAGCCGACTTCCTCAAGACGCCGGTGTGGCGGCGCGACACCGCCATGGTCTACCAGCAGTTCATCAACTACCCGCATCTCAACGTGTTCGACAACGTGGCCTTCCCGCTGAAGCGGGCCGGGCTGTCACGGGACGTGATCCGGCGACGGGCCCGGCAGAGCCTGGCGAGCGTGGGACTCGCGGACTTCGAGAAGCGCAAGCCCTCCCAGCTCTCCGGCGGCCAGCAGCAGCGCGTCGCGATGGCTCGCGCCCTGGCCCGCGATACCGGCATCCTCCTGCTCGACGAGCCACTGGCGAACCTGGACTACAAGTTGCGCGAACAACTCCGCGACGAGTTCAAGGCCCTCTTCTCGGACCAGGGCGACACGATCGTCATCTACACGACCACCGAACCCGCCGAGGCGATGATGCTCGGGGACGTGGTCCTGGTCATGCACGAGGGGCGGATCCTCCAGACCGGCACCCCGCAGGAGGTCTTCGAACGCCCGGCGACCACCACGGTGGCGTCCATCATCAACGACCCGCCCATGAACATCTTCGCGGGCCGGATCGAGGGCGGTCAGGTCACGGTGGCCGGCTTCCAGGCCACGCACATCTCCGCGCACCTGGCCGACCTGCCCGACGGTACGTACCAGTTCGGACTGCGCGCCACCGACGTCGGCCTGGCTTCCAGCGGGGTCGAGGGCGAGGTCACCTTCGTCGAGATCTCCGGCTCCGAGACCTTCGTCCATGTGGTCGTCGGCGAGACCCCCTTCGTCGTACAGATCGAGGGCATCCACGACGTCGCCCTCGGCGACCTGGTCAGACTTCGGCTCCGTCCCGACCGGCTGTTCGCCTTCGACGAGCAGGGGACGCTCGTGCGAACACCTTCATACGATCTCGCTTCAGTGGAAGGGCGCTGA
- a CDS encoding ABC transporter ATP-binding protein yields MAQLDIVDVGHAYAPGAEEEQWALKPLRLTFESGKTYALVGPSGCGKTTLLNILSGLVRPSRGQVLFDGVDVTALPTKARNIAQVFQFPVIYKSMTVYENLAFPLECRRWDKARIDAKVRQVAEALDLHDRLRQPARGLTADDKQLISLGRGLVRDDVAAVLMDEPLTVIDPQLKHSLRRKIREITEQFRPTVIYVTHDQYEAMSFAQEVLVMKDGRAVQQGTPEQLFEAPSSTYVGYFIGSPAMNFLTVDRNERPFALGGRTLSVAWDIPQGTTDVQVGVRPEHVKVVTDPGPNTFPGRLRSVSDHGAQRVLEVEVAGQLVRAKTPREEGVPLGEAVLVHLPRAKVLPYADGQLVLRS; encoded by the coding sequence ATGGCGCAGTTGGACATCGTCGACGTCGGGCACGCGTACGCGCCGGGTGCCGAGGAGGAGCAGTGGGCTCTCAAACCGCTGAGGCTGACCTTCGAGTCCGGCAAGACCTATGCGCTGGTCGGACCCTCGGGCTGCGGCAAGACGACGCTGCTGAACATCCTGTCCGGCCTGGTCAGACCATCCCGGGGACAGGTGCTGTTCGACGGCGTCGACGTCACCGCCCTGCCCACGAAGGCGCGCAACATCGCCCAGGTCTTCCAGTTCCCCGTCATCTACAAGTCGATGACGGTCTACGAGAACCTCGCCTTCCCGCTGGAATGCCGGCGCTGGGACAAGGCGAGGATCGACGCCAAGGTCCGGCAGGTCGCCGAGGCCCTGGACCTGCACGACCGGCTGAGGCAGCCCGCTCGCGGGCTCACCGCCGACGACAAACAGCTGATCTCACTCGGCCGCGGCCTGGTCCGTGACGACGTGGCGGCCGTCCTGATGGACGAGCCGCTCACCGTGATCGACCCGCAGCTGAAGCACTCGCTGCGGCGCAAGATCCGAGAGATCACCGAGCAGTTCCGGCCCACGGTGATCTACGTGACGCACGACCAGTACGAGGCGATGAGCTTCGCGCAGGAAGTGCTCGTCATGAAGGACGGCCGCGCCGTACAGCAAGGCACCCCCGAGCAGCTCTTCGAGGCGCCCTCCTCCACCTACGTCGGCTACTTCATCGGCTCACCGGCGATGAACTTCCTGACCGTGGACCGGAACGAGAGGCCCTTCGCACTGGGCGGCCGGACGCTGTCCGTTGCCTGGGACATCCCCCAGGGCACGACCGACGTCCAGGTCGGCGTCCGGCCCGAACACGTCAAGGTCGTCACCGACCCCGGCCCCAACACCTTCCCCGGCCGGCTGCGGAGCGTCAGCGACCACGGCGCGCAGCGCGTGCTCGAGGTCGAGGTCGCCGGGCAACTCGTCAGGGCCAAGACTCCGCGGGAGGAGGGAGTTCCCCTCGGCGAGGCGGTCCTCGTACACCTGCCGCGCGCCAAGGTCCTTCCGTACGCGGACGGTCAGTTGGTACTCCGGTCGTAA
- a CDS encoding aldo/keto reductase: MKARPLGRTSVRVSTLGFGAAPLGNLYGPIDDCQAQATLKAAWDVGVRYYDTAPHYGLGLSERRLGDALAHRPRSEFTISTKVGRLLEPHPAPTGSDLTAGGFAVPDTLVRRPDYSRDGVLRSLEGSLNRLRLDHVDIVYVHDPDDHLDAALDHALPALTALRDQGVIGAVGVGMNAVAPLLRVVAEAEADAVMVAGRWTLLDRTARPLLDACAERGVAVVAAAPFNSGLLSRPHPANDATFDYGPASESALRRARLLAGVSGRHGTALPHAALRFPLRDPSVACVVAGFRTSEEVVSAARWATTDLTGEAWLDLDTAATWAAEIPPS, from the coding sequence GTGAAGGCCCGCCCGCTCGGTCGTACGAGCGTCCGTGTCAGCACGCTGGGGTTCGGCGCCGCCCCCCTCGGCAATCTCTACGGCCCGATCGACGACTGCCAGGCACAGGCCACCCTCAAGGCCGCCTGGGACGTGGGAGTGCGCTACTACGACACCGCCCCGCACTACGGCCTCGGACTGTCCGAACGGCGGCTCGGCGATGCCCTCGCCCACCGTCCACGGTCGGAGTTCACCATCTCCACCAAGGTCGGCCGACTGCTGGAACCCCACCCGGCACCCACCGGATCCGACCTGACGGCAGGAGGCTTCGCCGTACCCGACACGCTGGTCCGCCGCCCCGACTACTCACGGGACGGTGTACTGCGAAGTCTGGAAGGCAGCCTGAATCGCCTGCGCCTGGACCATGTGGACATCGTCTACGTCCATGATCCCGACGATCATCTGGACGCCGCCCTCGACCATGCCCTGCCCGCGTTGACGGCTCTGCGCGACCAAGGTGTCATCGGTGCCGTCGGTGTCGGCATGAACGCGGTCGCCCCGCTGCTGCGCGTCGTCGCGGAGGCGGAGGCCGACGCAGTGATGGTGGCCGGGCGGTGGACCCTTCTCGACCGCACCGCTCGCCCCTTGCTGGACGCGTGCGCCGAACGTGGGGTCGCGGTGGTGGCCGCCGCCCCGTTCAACTCCGGTCTGCTCAGCCGTCCTCACCCCGCGAATGACGCCACCTTCGACTACGGCCCCGCCTCGGAATCGGCACTGCGTCGTGCTCGGCTCCTTGCCGGGGTGTCCGGTCGACACGGCACCGCACTTCCCCACGCCGCCCTGCGGTTTCCGCTGCGCGACCCCAGCGTGGCCTGCGTGGTCGCAGGTTTCCGTACCTCTGAGGAGGTCGTCTCCGCTGCCCGCTGGGCCACCACCGATCTGACCGGGGAAGCATGGCTGGACCTCGACACGGCAGCCACATGGGCGGCAGAGATCCCGCCCTCGTAA
- a CDS encoding amidohydrolase family protein — translation MRIDAHHHLWDLSVRDQPWTSDVPALRRTFTAAELRPALERNAIDATVVVQTIAVPQETPELLALTCTDPQVRAVVGWTDLTEPGIADRLAELREQPGGSALVGIRHGIQDETDPQWPARPEVRRGITSVAAAGLVYDLLVRPDQLPSAVRAVRELPDVRFVLDHAGNPVVSPDGLVSWTALLTDLAECPNVTVKLSGLVTRTGGDPAAALRPYADVLFETMGPDRLMYGSDWPVCLLAAEYDEVVAVAESLTEELSADEREAVFGTTAARWYGIPS, via the coding sequence GTGCGTATCGATGCTCATCACCACCTGTGGGATCTGTCAGTTCGCGATCAGCCGTGGACCAGCGACGTGCCCGCGCTGCGCCGGACCTTCACCGCCGCTGAACTCAGGCCGGCTCTCGAACGGAACGCGATCGACGCCACCGTCGTCGTACAGACCATCGCCGTGCCGCAGGAGACACCGGAACTGCTGGCCCTGACGTGCACGGACCCGCAGGTGCGGGCGGTCGTGGGCTGGACCGACCTGACCGAACCCGGCATCGCCGACCGCCTCGCGGAACTGCGGGAGCAACCCGGCGGATCCGCGCTCGTCGGTATCCGGCACGGCATCCAGGACGAGACCGACCCGCAGTGGCCGGCGCGCCCCGAGGTCCGCCGCGGCATCACGTCGGTCGCGGCAGCGGGTCTCGTCTACGACCTTCTCGTCCGCCCCGACCAACTGCCCTCCGCGGTGCGGGCCGTGCGCGAGTTGCCCGACGTCCGGTTCGTGCTGGATCACGCCGGCAATCCCGTCGTGAGTCCGGACGGCCTCGTCTCCTGGACCGCGCTGCTGACGGATCTGGCCGAGTGCCCGAATGTGACGGTGAAGCTGTCCGGCCTGGTCACCCGGACCGGCGGGGACCCGGCCGCGGCTCTGCGCCCCTACGCGGACGTATTGTTCGAGACGATGGGACCGGACCGCCTCATGTACGGTTCGGACTGGCCGGTCTGCCTGCTCGCCGCCGAGTACGACGAAGTGGTGGCCGTCGCCGAATCGCTCACCGAGGAGCTCAGCGCCGACGAACGGGAAGCGGTCTTCGGGACAACGGCCGCGCGCTGGTACGGAATCCCCTCGTGA
- a CDS encoding FadR/GntR family transcriptional regulator: MGDSTQAPGKADDATSRPYRPGYELVAEQLLDYIAQENLRPGDRLPTEQGLAQILGASRNVTREAVKVLAAIGRLNVRRGAGIFVAASVGGLLDDELSHFRPTSMEDVRMLLDYRKVIESETARRAASLATPIEVRAIRESAESSLAAATMNDVDTFAKADAAFHDAVGAASHNVFLRSSVAGVRRLASQSDVLLFHGDVPGSLEVAAGQHVAIAEAVAAGAADLAERLMVEHIGTTQSQFEKKIRDRLFSPDADTAP; the protein is encoded by the coding sequence TTGGGCGACTCAACACAGGCTCCTGGCAAGGCAGATGACGCGACGTCACGTCCCTACCGTCCGGGGTATGAACTGGTCGCGGAGCAACTGCTGGACTACATCGCCCAGGAGAACCTGCGGCCCGGCGACCGCCTCCCCACCGAACAGGGCCTGGCCCAGATCCTGGGAGCGTCCCGCAACGTCACCCGGGAGGCCGTGAAGGTCCTGGCCGCCATCGGCCGGCTCAATGTGCGGCGGGGCGCCGGTATCTTCGTCGCCGCCTCGGTCGGCGGGCTGCTGGACGACGAACTCTCGCACTTCCGGCCGACCAGCATGGAAGACGTCCGCATGCTCCTGGACTACCGCAAGGTGATCGAGTCGGAGACAGCACGCCGTGCCGCCTCCCTCGCCACCCCGATCGAGGTCCGGGCCATACGGGAGAGCGCGGAGAGCTCCCTGGCAGCGGCCACGATGAACGACGTGGACACCTTCGCCAAGGCTGATGCGGCCTTCCACGACGCGGTGGGCGCCGCCTCGCACAACGTGTTCCTGAGGTCGAGTGTCGCCGGTGTGAGGCGCTTGGCATCCCAGTCCGACGTGCTGCTCTTCCACGGTGACGTGCCCGGATCGCTGGAAGTCGCCGCGGGTCAGCATGTGGCCATAGCGGAGGCGGTCGCCGCGGGGGCGGCCGATCTCGCCGAGCGGCTGATGGTGGAACACATCGGCACCACACAGAGCCAGTTCGAGAAGAAGATTCGCGACCGGCTGTTCAGTCCCGACGCCGACACGGCCCCTTAG
- a CDS encoding discoidin domain-containing protein, which produces MSGTYRLSRTFALTARDSGRDGHKIVYEAAPGAHPVISGGERITGWVPAGGAGRVYKAKVGDIDTRQLYVDGELETRARSAKNPSGFSKTSTGYTFTDTGLNAYKRPSDLEVVSSWGWKLMRCPAQSIADNKMTMQQPCWHNAHLQRGQEIQNPTWLENARELLDTPGEWYLDKGEGEIYYMPKAGQDLSTATVTVPRVQDLVDLDGTRTDPVSNVSFRGVTFSYSTWLAPSSFEGLIEGQAGFRMVGHDPDFDATRLKWQKTPGAVNVSYGHGIGFEGNTFTHLGAVGLNLNTGTQGSDITGNVFRQIAATGIQIGGVAVIDAHPDDSRDITKDTRVDNNVVTKVADQYNGSIGILAGYTDHTVITHNKVYDLPYTGISVGWGWGLTDKGGNSNYSPGNLGVPIWDTPTTSRDTEVTDNEIYDIMKSQADGGAVYTLSTDPGGVVSGNYIHGIPSPAYGAIYHDEGSRYWTNTGNALCDVAYQWLFLNHGMDIDATGNFTTQPAYSAQANSTGSTISGNTTVGSCGQLPASVVNNAGLQPSYRHLDPGPDVADHQAPSRPGTPSAVTDFPTVADLTWAASTDDTSVTGYSVHQDGKLISATGKTSVRLPGLTAGKTYAFQITARDAAGNESGPGPTLHVTMPSGTDLALKKSLTASSYSENNTPEKAVDGDLSTRWAQGLGLPDPSWIQVDLGAPYDVNGAITTFEKASGYKYRIEVSPDEVHWKTLADHTAANTTAATDYAHTDDPVTGRFVRLTVTGSSWNGGSIYDFQVYGTPRTVTDHTAPTAPGQPTVKPLLPGLVDVSWSAATDDTGVTSYVVYRDGKRIGVTDATTLRVSGLTADTEYSFTVVARDKALNASDPGKAAVVTTPADHDLALDKQVTASSSYSKDYAPEKAVDGDLSTRWAQGAGLPDPSWIRVDLGKDTGVSSVVTTFEKAGGYKYRLEYSTDGTTWSIFEDHTSDATSSSAVHSFADKPVTARYLRLTVTDSSGNGGSAYGLQAYGGF; this is translated from the coding sequence ATGTCCGGTACCTACCGGCTCAGCCGTACGTTCGCCCTGACCGCCCGGGACTCCGGCCGCGACGGACACAAGATCGTCTACGAGGCCGCCCCCGGCGCACATCCGGTGATCAGCGGAGGCGAGCGAATAACCGGCTGGGTTCCGGCCGGCGGAGCAGGACGGGTCTACAAGGCCAAGGTGGGCGACATCGACACCCGCCAGCTGTATGTGGACGGCGAGCTGGAGACCCGGGCGCGCAGCGCCAAGAACCCCTCCGGCTTCAGCAAGACGTCCACCGGCTACACCTTCACCGACACCGGCCTCAACGCCTACAAGCGTCCCTCGGACCTGGAGGTCGTCAGCTCCTGGGGCTGGAAGCTGATGCGCTGCCCCGCGCAGTCGATCGCCGACAACAAGATGACGATGCAGCAGCCGTGTTGGCACAACGCGCATCTCCAGCGGGGCCAGGAGATCCAGAACCCGACCTGGCTGGAGAACGCCCGCGAACTGCTGGACACGCCCGGTGAGTGGTACCTGGACAAGGGCGAGGGCGAGATCTACTACATGCCCAAGGCCGGCCAGGACCTGTCCACCGCGACCGTCACCGTGCCGCGCGTGCAGGACCTGGTGGACCTCGACGGCACCAGGACCGACCCGGTCAGCAACGTGTCCTTCCGAGGCGTCACCTTCTCCTACTCCACCTGGCTCGCGCCCAGTTCCTTTGAGGGCCTCATCGAGGGCCAGGCCGGCTTCCGGATGGTCGGCCACGACCCCGACTTCGACGCGACCCGCCTGAAGTGGCAGAAGACGCCCGGCGCCGTCAATGTCAGCTACGGCCACGGCATCGGCTTCGAGGGCAACACCTTCACCCATCTCGGCGCGGTCGGGCTCAACCTGAACACCGGTACCCAGGGCTCCGACATCACGGGCAACGTCTTCCGCCAGATCGCCGCCACCGGCATCCAGATCGGCGGGGTCGCGGTGATCGACGCTCATCCCGACGACTCCCGGGACATCACCAAGGACACCAGGGTCGACAACAACGTGGTCACCAAGGTCGCCGACCAGTACAACGGCTCCATCGGCATCCTGGCCGGCTACACCGACCACACCGTGATCACCCACAACAAGGTCTACGACCTGCCCTACACCGGCATCTCCGTCGGCTGGGGCTGGGGCCTCACCGACAAGGGCGGCAACAGCAACTACTCCCCGGGGAATCTGGGCGTGCCGATCTGGGACACCCCCACGACCAGCCGCGACACCGAGGTCACGGACAACGAGATCTACGACATCATGAAGTCGCAGGCCGACGGCGGTGCCGTCTACACACTCAGCACCGACCCCGGCGGCGTGGTGTCCGGCAACTACATCCACGGCATACCGTCGCCCGCCTACGGCGCGATCTACCACGACGAAGGCAGCCGGTACTGGACGAACACCGGCAACGCTCTGTGCGACGTCGCATACCAGTGGCTGTTCCTCAACCACGGCATGGACATCGACGCCACAGGCAACTTCACCACCCAGCCCGCCTACTCCGCCCAGGCCAACAGCACGGGCAGCACCATCAGCGGCAACACCACTGTGGGTTCCTGCGGCCAACTGCCGGCCTCCGTGGTCAACAACGCGGGCCTCCAGCCGAGTTACCGCCACCTCGACCCGGGCCCCGACGTCGCCGACCACCAGGCGCCGAGCAGGCCCGGCACTCCGAGCGCGGTCACCGATTTCCCGACGGTGGCAGACCTCACCTGGGCCGCATCCACCGACGACACCTCGGTCACGGGCTACTCCGTCCACCAGGACGGCAAGCTGATCAGCGCCACCGGGAAGACCTCGGTGCGCCTTCCGGGCCTGACCGCCGGGAAGACGTACGCCTTCCAGATCACCGCCCGTGACGCCGCCGGCAACGAGTCAGGTCCCGGCCCGACACTGCACGTCACCATGCCCTCAGGCACGGACCTCGCCCTCAAGAAGTCCCTCACCGCCTCGTCGTACTCGGAGAACAACACCCCGGAAAAGGCGGTGGACGGAGACCTGTCCACGCGCTGGGCCCAGGGCCTGGGCCTGCCCGATCCGTCCTGGATCCAGGTCGATCTCGGTGCGCCGTACGACGTGAACGGCGCGATCACGACCTTCGAGAAGGCCAGCGGGTACAAGTACCGCATCGAGGTGTCACCCGACGAGGTCCACTGGAAGACACTCGCGGACCACACCGCCGCGAACACCACGGCGGCGACCGACTACGCCCACACGGACGATCCGGTCACGGGCCGTTTCGTGCGGCTGACCGTCACCGGATCCAGCTGGAACGGCGGCAGCATCTACGACTTCCAGGTCTACGGCACTCCCAGGACCGTCACGGACCACACGGCCCCTACGGCACCCGGACAGCCCACGGTCAAGCCGCTGCTGCCCGGCCTGGTGGACGTCAGCTGGTCCGCGGCCACCGATGACACCGGCGTGACCAGTTACGTCGTCTACCGGGACGGCAAGCGGATCGGTGTCACCGACGCCACGACACTGCGGGTTTCCGGCCTGACCGCGGACACGGAGTACTCCTTCACCGTCGTGGCACGCGACAAGGCGCTGAACGCCTCCGACCCCGGCAAGGCGGCTGTCGTCACCACGCCGGCCGACCACGACCTGGCCCTGGACAAGCAGGTCACCGCCTCGTCGTCGTACTCCAAGGACTACGCGCCCGAGAAGGCGGTGGACGGGGATCTCTCCACCCGCTGGGCACAGGGCGCGGGCCTGCCCGACCCGTCCTGGATCCGGGTCGACCTGGGCAAGGACACCGGGGTCTCCAGCGTGGTGACCACCTTCGAGAAGGCCGGCGGCTACAAGTACCGCCTGGAGTACTCCACCGACGGCACGACCTGGTCCATCTTCGAGGACCACACCTCCGACGCCACCTCGTCGTCAGCCGTCCACTCCTTCGCCGACAAACCCGTCACCGCACGCTACCTGCGCCTGACCGTCACCGATTCCAGCGGGAACGGCGGCAGCGCCTACGGGCTCCAGGCGTACGGCGGCTTCTGA
- a CDS encoding enolase C-terminal domain-like protein: protein MKITHVEVHRIDVPAASPPFRWRDGLSGSAPVGDGAVLHIGTDEGAEGVSVFARPGAYSTLRDLVDRVFRAELVGADPFQREWLWHRVWELDRIHELPLPTLGLIDIALWDLAGRYHGEPVWRLLGGFREAIPAYASTSTFSSVAEFLDVADQCLALGYRGIKLHAWGDARRDAELCLALRDHVGPDVPLMYDGSAGFDLPDAIRLGRALSEADYLWYEEPIREFSISAYQRLAEAVDVPLLVAETSDGAHMNAADFIRAGAATFGVRAGTTLRGGITGAMRTAHLADAFRLRAEVHGSDIPNHHLCMAISNTTYYESLVTSVNVVRERHVDDQGLVHAPAGPGIALPLDFGYGNELLPFVEQPR, encoded by the coding sequence ATGAAGATCACCCATGTCGAGGTACACCGGATCGATGTTCCGGCAGCCAGTCCGCCCTTCCGCTGGCGCGACGGGCTGAGCGGAAGCGCTCCGGTGGGCGACGGCGCGGTCCTGCACATCGGGACGGACGAGGGAGCCGAGGGAGTGTCGGTATTCGCTCGTCCGGGCGCCTACTCCACCCTGCGGGACCTGGTGGACCGGGTCTTTCGTGCGGAACTGGTCGGAGCCGACCCGTTCCAGCGGGAATGGCTGTGGCACCGGGTGTGGGAGCTGGACCGTATCCACGAACTCCCGCTCCCCACCCTGGGCCTCATCGACATCGCCTTGTGGGACCTGGCCGGCCGCTACCACGGCGAGCCGGTCTGGCGTCTGCTCGGCGGCTTCCGGGAAGCCATCCCCGCCTACGCCTCCACCTCGACGTTCTCCAGCGTCGCGGAGTTCCTCGACGTGGCGGACCAGTGCCTGGCCCTGGGGTATCGCGGTATCAAACTGCACGCCTGGGGCGACGCCCGCCGTGACGCGGAACTGTGCCTGGCCCTGCGCGACCACGTCGGTCCGGACGTCCCTCTCATGTACGACGGGTCGGCGGGCTTCGACCTGCCCGACGCGATCCGGCTGGGGCGGGCCCTCTCCGAGGCCGACTACCTCTGGTACGAGGAGCCGATCCGCGAATTCAGCATCTCGGCCTATCAGCGGCTCGCCGAGGCCGTGGACGTACCGCTTCTGGTGGCCGAGACCTCCGACGGGGCGCACATGAACGCGGCGGACTTCATCCGGGCCGGTGCCGCCACCTTCGGTGTCCGGGCCGGCACCACTCTCCGGGGCGGTATCACCGGCGCCATGCGCACCGCGCATCTCGCGGACGCCTTCCGGCTGCGGGCCGAGGTGCACGGTTCGGACATCCCCAACCACCACCTGTGCATGGCCATCTCCAACACCACCTACTACGAGTCCCTGGTGACCTCGGTGAACGTTGTCCGTGAGCGCCACGTGGACGACCAGGGCCTGGTGCACGCCCCCGCGGGGCCTGGCATAGCCCTTCCTCTCGACTTCGGCTACGGCAACGAACTCCTGCCGTTCGTCGAGCAGCCGCGCTGA